The Rahnella aquatilis CIP 78.65 = ATCC 33071 genomic sequence GCATACGCCTTTTGCAGATAATCCAGCGGAAGTACTTTGCCGCTGTGGGTATTTTCCAGGCTGAGCAGGCGGGTTCGGGCAAAATGGATATCATCCGGTTTGATGGCTGCCGCGACTTTATCCAGCGGGATAGAGCCGTCAGCATCCATATCCAGCGGCTGAGGCTGTATGCTGCCGAGCACCGCGGCTCCGCCCGCTTCGTACATATAATTGTGGGCTTTCTGACCCACAATGTATTCCTCGCCGCGCTGGCAATGCGTCAGTAACGCCACCAGATTGGCCTGCGTGCCTGTCGGCAAAAACAGCGCCGCTTCTTTGCCACACAGCTTTGCCGCCATGTCCTGTAAAGCATTTACCGTCGGGTCATCGCCGTAGACATCATCGCCGACTTCAGCGCGGGCCATGGCCTGTCGCATAGCTTCACCGGGGCGGGTTACGGTATCACTGCGTAAGTCGATCAACGTGGCTTCCTTCTGGGTTATTGCCCGTCATACTTCGAATTATTTAGGGCTTAATAGTCGAGTTATTACTCGTCGAATCCTCCACTATAGCCCTGTCAGGGTTATCGCAGCCAGTTGGTTTTTGCCAGTTCGACCACTTCGTCGCCCCGGCCGCTGATCACCGCACGCAGCATATACAGGCTGAAGCCTTTTGCCTGCTCGAATTTTATCTGCGGCGGCATCGCCAGTTCTTCAGTGGCGGTAATGACATCAATCAGCACCGGCCCTTCGTAAGCGAATGCATCCTGCAGCGCGGTGTCGATATCCGAAGCTTTTTCAACGCGGATGCCTTTGATGCCAGCCGCTTCAGCGATAGCGGCGAAATCCGGGTTTTTCAGCTCGGTGCCATCCGTCAGATAACCGCCCGATTTCATCTCCATCGCCACAAAGCCCAGCACGCTGTTGTTGAAAATGATGATTTTCACCGGCAGCTTTTGTTGCGCCAGGGTCAGGAAATCCCCCATCAGCATGGCAAAGCCGCCGTCGCCACACAGCGCTACCACCTGTCGTGTGCGGTCAATGGCCTGTGCGCCAATCGCCTGCGGCATGGCGTTGGCCATCGAGCCGTGGTTGAACGAACCGAGCAGGCGGCGCTGGCCGTTCATTTGCAGATAACGGCAGGCCCAGACGGTTGGTGTGCCGACGTCGCAGGTGAAAATGGCGTCGGCAGCAGCGAAGCGGCTGATTTGCTGCGCCAGATATTGCGGGTGGATTGGCTGCTTGTCGTTGGGTGTCGCCAGCCCGTCGAGATCTTTGCGTGCTTCTTCGTAATGCTTCAGTGCCTTGTCGAGGAACTTGCGCTCATTTTTTACCTGTAATTGCGGCAGAAGGGCGGTCAGGGTGGATTTGATGTCGCCGACCAGCGCCATATCCACATGGCAATGCGCGCCGATGCTGCCCGGATTAATATCGATCTGAATGATTTTTGCATCGGTCGGGTAGAAGGCGCGATACGGGAATTGCGTGCCGAGCAGAATCAGCGTATCGGCATTGAGCATGGCATGATAACCGGAAGAAAAGCCGATCAGCCCGGTCATGCCGACGCTGTACGGGTTATCCCATTCGATATGTTCTTTGCCCCGCAGCGCATGCACCACCGGCGCTTTCAGGGTTTCGGCGAGTTTAATCACTTCGTCGTGCGCTCCCGCACAACCGCTGCCGCACATCATCGTAATGTTGGTTGCGCCGTTCAGCAGTTCGGCGAGTTTCGCCAGTTCCGTGGGCTGAGGTGTGACTTTGGGCAGCACCGGCGGATACCAGCTGACTTTAGCGTCTTCCGGCGCAGGCTTGAGCGCCACATCACCCGGCAGCACAATCACGGACACGCCACGGTTGAGAATAGCTTTGCGCATGGCGATCGCCAGTACCTGAGGAAGTTGCTCGGGATTGCTGATCAGTTCGCAGTAATGGCTGCATTCACGGAATAATTCGGTCGGATGGGTTTCCTGGAAGTAACCGCTACCGATTTCGCTCGACGGGATATGCGCGGCAATGGCGACAACCGGCACGTGATTGCGATGGCAATCGAACAGGCCGTTAATAAGATGCAAATTACCGGGCCCGCAGGAACCGGCGCAGACCGCCAGTTCGCCGGTGATTTGCGCTTCGGCACCGGCGGCAAAGGCGGCCACTTCTTCATGGCGCGTGCCCAGCCATTCGATGGTACCCATGCGGTTCAGGCTGTCGCTCAGCCCGTTCAGGGAGTCGCCGGTGACGCCCCAGATCCTTTTTACGCCTGCTGCCTCGAGAGTTTTTGCCAGATATGCTGCTACGCTTTGTTGTTTCATTACTGAATCCCTCCACTGATGCTGAAAAATAACTGCGTTAAGCATAGTCCACTGATTACATCCTTGAATGTTCAGCTTTAAACCATACAAAAATATGCGGAGGAGGGAGGTGAAGTTTTGTAAATCTGCCCGCGCAGACTGTAAAAAGTCATGTGCGGGCAGGGCGTTAACGCGGAGGTTCAGGCGAGGGTGACGTCGCCCTGTAGCTGACAGCTACAGGCCAGCACATAGCCCTGGGCGACTTCTTCATCGGTCAGCGTCATGCTGCTGGTGGTCTGATAATCACCGGAAAGTATCCGGGTTTTACAGCTGCCGCATACGCCTGCACGGCAGGCCGCGGTGACCGGTAGCTTGTGCTGTTCCATGGCAGCCAGCAACGTAGACCCCACCGGTACGCGGTAATTCTGTAAGGGGGTCAGGCGGGTCAGTGTCAGTTGCTGATCAGCAGACACTTCCGCTTGCGCAGCCTGAAACTGTTCTTTGACGATATTCTCTGTCGCCGCGCCCAGTTCTTTTACCCATTCTCCGGCCAGTTGCATATAAGGCGCAGGGCCACAAATCATCACCCGTCGTTCACGGAGATCCGGCACCTGACTTTGCAATAAATCCTGGCTCAGACGTCCGGCGATTTGCCCCGGTTTTGCATCCTGTTCAGCAAGAAGGGTCAGATTCAGTTGCGGATATTTTGCCGCAAGTTGCTGCCATTCTTCGGCAAAGATAATGTCCTGCGGGCTGCGCACGCTGTAAAACACCTGCACGCTTTGCGCCGGATGATGCGCCAGAATATCGCGGGTGACCGACATCACCGGCGTCACGCCACAGCCTGCCGCCAGCAATAACAAAGGCTGTTCCGTGTCACAGGTAAATTCGCCCTGCGCATCGCTCAGCCATAAATAATCACCGGGTTTAACCTGCTGTGTCAGCCACTCTGAACCTTTACCGCCTTCGATGCGGCGCACCGTCAGCTGGATAAAGCGGCTCTGACCCGGCGTGGAAGACAGGGTGTAGGCACGCTGTACGTCGCCACTCCGGGCAATATTCACCAGCGCAAACTGGCCGGGACGATAGGGATACACATCGTGATTAATCAGCGACAGCGTGCGGACATCCGGCGTTTCCTGTGTGACGGAATACACCTGCATGCGGTTCTGGCACAACGCGGTCGGCTGATCGGGAAATAAGGGAAAATTCATCTCAGCTTACTCCGGCAGCATGGTTTTCAAATCCTGCTCAACCGAGGTGATTGCGCGCAGGCCAAATTTTTCATTCAGGATCGCCAGCAGGTTGTCGGTGAGGAAGGCCGGTGCCGTCGGGCCGGTGGCGATATTTTTTACGCCAAGCGACAGCAGGGTCAGCAGGATCACGATCGCTTTCTGTTCAAACCACGACAGCACCATACTCAGCGGTAAATCATTCACACCACAACCTAATTTCTCAGCCAGATTCACGGCCAGAATAATGGCGGAATACGCGTCGTTACACTGACCGACGTCCAGCAGGCGAGGCAGGCCTTCAAGCGTACCGAAATCCAGTTTGTTGAAGCGGTATTTGCCACAGGCCAGCGTCATGATCAGGCAGTCCTGCGGTACGCTGCGCGCCAGATCGGTGAAGTAGCTGCGTTCGCCGCGGCTGCCGTCGCACCCGCCGATCAGGAAGATATGGCGCAGTTTTTTCGCGGCAACTAAATCAATCACGGTGTCTGCCGCGCTGAGTAAGGTCTGGCGGCCAAATCCGACGGTAATTTCCTGTTCAATTTCGCTGTAACGGAAGCCCGGAAGCTGCAACGCCTGTGCAATCACCGGCGCAAAGTCTTCGCCTTCCAGATGCTGTACGCCCGGCCAGCCGACGATGCTGCGGGTCCAGATACGGTCACCATAATTGCCGACATTCGGGTCAATGATACAGTTTGAGGTCATGACGACAGGGCCGGGGAATTTGGCGAATTCCACCTGCTGATTTTGCCAGCCGCTGCCGTAGTTACCGGCCAGATGCGGGAATTTTTTCAGTTCGGGATAACCGTGCGCTGGCAACATTTCGCCGTGGGTGTAAATGTTGATGCCGGTGCCTGCGGTTTGCTCGAGCAGCATCTGCAAATCTTTCAGGTCGTGACCGGAGATCAAAATTGCTTTGCCTGCCAGCGGACGGACGTTTACCGCGGTCGGTTGCGGATGTCCGTAAGCGTCAGTTTCACCTTTGTCCAGAATGGCCATCACGCCAAAGTTCATTTTGCCGATGGCCATCGCGTTCGCGAGCAGTTCGCCCATGTCCGACGGTTGCGTGCCGAGCCATGCCATCAGACGATGATATTCGGCGTAAATGGCGGTATCAGACTGGCCCAGAACATGGGCGTGCTCCATATACGCCGCCGCTCCTTTCAGTCCATACAGGCACAGCATACGCAGGCCGTGAATGTCATCGCCGATCTGCGCTTTGTCACCGTTGAGGGCAAATTGCTGCGCCTGTTGTTGCAGCTCGCTAAGCTTATCACTTACCAGTTCCAGGGCGGCCAGCGGATGACTGACGGTAATTTGCGGATCCATCAGACGGCAGCGGACGGCCAGTGATTCGCGGTAAAGCACGGCTTCACGGGCGTACCCGACGATACGGTCAGAATCGAAGTTTACGTTGGTCAGCGTGGAGAAAAAGGCGCGGGGTGCGAAGCTGTCGATCTCTTCATCAATGATGCCATAGCCTCGTGCGGTCAGTGCCCAGGCGGATAAACCTTCTAATACCGCGACCAGTAAGTCTTGTAAATCAGAGGTTTCTGCCGTTTTGCCACACATACCTTGCGCATACGCGCAACCATTGCCCGCCGGGGTACGGACTGTTTGTTCACATTGCACACAAAACATAATGAGGTCCTTTTAAAGTTGCATTTGAAATGCTTGTTTTGATGCAAGCCTAGAACTGGCTGAGACAGAAATGAAGGGATTTTTAAGACAAAGTGACGCGGAGTTGATTTATCGCAATTTTTGCGGGAGGTTCCCGCTGCGGGAAGGCAGCGGGACGGACAGGATCATGCAGAGAAAAAGGCCATTAGGACCGGGGCAATCAGGCTGAGGATAAATCCGTGTACCACGGCTGGCGGCACCATATCCAGCCCGCCGCTGCGCTGCAATACCGGCAGGGTAAAGTCCATGGATGTCGCGCCGCACAGGCCGAGCGCCGTTGAACGGCTGCTGCGTACCAGTGTCGGGATCAGCATAATGGCGCAAAGTTCACGGGCCAGATCGTTAAAAAAGGCCGCGCTGCCAATCACCGGGCCAAAAGAATCGGTCAGAACGATGCCGGAAAGCGAATACCAGCCATAACCGGAGGCGATGGCCAGCCCGGTTTTCAGCGGTAAACCCAGCAGCAGGGCGGCCAGTGCGCCGCCAATCAGGGCGCTGAGGGCGACCACTATCGCCACCATCATGCCGCGACGGTTCAGGATGATCTGGCGCAGAGTCATGCTGCTGTTACGCAGTTGCAGACCCACCAGCGCCAGCAGGAATAACAGCGCAATTTCGCTGGCCTGCGACGCGAACGTCAGCCAGTGCCATTGTGTCAGGCCCAGGGCAAAACCCCCGACCACCACGCCGCACAGTTTCAGTGATTCGAGCGCCATATGAATGCGGGACGGTAACTTTTCCTGTTTATACTGCGTTTTCCAGGGCTTGCGGCGTTCCAGCAGCCACAGCGCGGCGTAGTTCATCACGAAGATGCACAGGAAACAGACGGCGGCATATTTGAAAATCAGCAGCAAATTCGCGCTGAGATTATCGAGGAAAGCCAGACTGATACCCATAATGAACAGGATGACGTACACCATCCAGCTCAGTAACTGGTTAACAAGATGCAAGAGGGCACGGTTTTTAAGCGGAATGAGATAGCCGGCAATCAGCGGCAGGAGAATAATTAACAGCCCGGAGTACATGATGCAAAAGTCCCTGAAAAGTGTGATCCCGTGAGTGGTGCGCAGCACAGAAAATGCCGCCCGCCACGCTAACGAAAAGTTATCGGACTGTAAAGCAGCTTTGGCGCGCAGAGATATCTCAGCGCGCTTGACCTGAACCAATTTTTAACGCCATGCTCAGGAAAGCTTTGAGCGCACAGGAGGCGTCTGATGTATCTGGAACGTGTTGATATTGTCGGTTTTCGCGGGATTAACCGCCTGTCTTTGACGCTGACGCAGCCCGCGCAACGTGGCGCATCGATTACCGGTTCTGTCCATCAGGGGCAGGCCGAATCCTTTCTGACCAACACCGTGTTAATCGGCGAGAACGCCTGGGGGAAATCCAGCCTGCTCGATGCCTTAACCTTGCTGCTTTCCCCGGAACCCAAACTGTATTGCTTTAAAGAGGAGGATTTCTATTTCCCGGCGGGCGAAGAGGAATCCAAATCACAGTATCTGCACGTGGTGTTTACGTTTTGCGAGAACCAGGCGGGGCATCATATGTCGCCGCGGTTTAATCCGCTCTCACCGCTTTGGGTGAAATGTGCTGACAAACTGAACCGTATTTATTACCGGCTGGAAGGCGAGCTGGACGACGATGGCAGCGTGATGACGCTGCGCAGTTTCCTGTCGTCCAACGGCCAGCCTTTAAATCTGACGACGATAGATCCGCTGGCGCAGGCGCTGATCCGCCTGAATCCGGTATTACGTTTACGCGATGCCCGTTTTATCCGTCGTCTGCGCAGTGAAACGCTGGCACCGCGGCTGGCAGTCAATAATGAAGAACTGGCAAAGCAGCTCGATGAACTGACGCGCGAACTGGTCCACAGCCCGCAGACGCTGAAAAACAGCGAACTGCGCAGTGGCCTGTCGGCGATGCGACAACTGCTGGAACACTATTTTGCCGAGCAGGGGACTTCCAGCAGCGCGCCATGGCAGCAAAAGCGTCATGGCCGGGCGGAGAGCCGACGCGCATGGCGTTCGCTGGATAACATCAATCGCATGATTGCCGAGCCCAACAGCCGCAGTATGCGGGTGATGCTGCTTGGCATGTTCTCTACGTTGTTACAGGCGAAAGGTTCGGTGGTGCTGCATCCGGATGCCCGGCCACTGTTACTCATCGAAGACCCTGAAACCCGTTTGCATCCGATTATGTTGTCGGTGGCCTGGGGGTTACTGGATCAGTTACCGTTACAGCGCATCACCACCACTAACTCCGGCGATTTGTTGTCGCTGGTACCGGTTGAGCAAATATGCAGACTGGTGCGTGAGTCCGGTCGTGTCGCGGCTTACGCCATCGGTCCTGAAGGGCTGAGCATGGAAGACAGCCGTCGTATCGCTTTCCATATACGTTTTAACCGGCCCTCGTCTTTATTCGCCCGCTGCTGGCTGCTGGTGGAAGGCGAAACCGAAGTCTGGTTGCTGAATCAACTGGCGCGTCAGTGTGGTTATCATTTTGAATCGGAAGGGATAAAGGTTATTGAGTTTGCACAATGTGGCCTGAAGCCTCTGCTGCGTTTTGCGCGGCAAATGGGCATCGAATGGCATGCGCTGGTCGACGGTGACGAGGCGGGTCGCAAATATGCGGCAACAGTGATTGCGAACGTGGAAAATCACAACGATACGCTGCGGTATCGCCTGACTGCATTGCCGTCACAGGATATCGAGCACTTTCTGTATCGTGACGGTTTTGAGGACGTTTACCGCAAGAATGCGGCGATACCGGACAATGTACCGATGTCGCCGAGAAGAATTATCGATAAAGCCATTCACCGCAGTTCAAAGCCGGACCTGGCGATTGATGTGGCACTTGCGGCCTCACTGAGGGGAACCTCGTCGATTCCTCCGCTGCTGCGGCAAATGTTTTCCCGCGTGGCATGGCTGGCACGCGGCAGGGCAGATTAAGCGGCATGGCTGTTTTCAGTCATCGCCGGATGACCATGACCGCTGGAGAAAGTGTGACGGATCTGCGTTTCCAGATCGTCTAACAGCTGGTAGCGGCGACGATACTCCGAGCGCCGTTTACTGGCGATTTCTTCCAGCGGGCGATGGGCAATCTGCGACGGTAAATGGAAATAGCCATCATCGCCCGGTTTTGCGTCCAGGGTTTCCCAGAAACTGTCGTAATCGGCAAACACCATGCCTTTGCGTTTTTTGTAACGCGGGTTTTCATAAATATGGGTGTGATTACCCACCGCTACGATTTGCTGCATGCCGGTCACATCCGCGAGTGTGGTCAGCGCTTCAATCACCAGGCGTTTCGGGAATAAACCGTGACAGGCTTTGGTCGCGGTCTGAATTTCCTGGTGATCAACATGCGCACGCGGCCCCTGTAACGCACCGATGAACAGCGTCGGACGGCCCAGATAGACTATAAACGAGAACGTCACAATCGCAATCGGCTCACCCTGCGGATTATTAAAGGTCAGGGTGGCTTCTCCTTCTTTATCCAGACGACTGACAGCATTAAAGGTGACAGAAAAATGCTGCCCCTCTTTGCCGGTCAGCGTGGCAATCGGCATCGGTTTTTTATTCAGATAGCCATGATTAATCGCGTCAGGCAGGCAATGGCCAATCATATCGTAATGATCGGTGATGCGTTTCATTGCCTGTTCCGGGGTGATATTCGCCGACTGATAGGCGCGGTGTAGCTTACAGGGCAGGCTGGGCATGGCGGTCAGAATTTCGTCGCGCTGCGGATGCTGTGCCAGATAATCAAGCATCCCAATTGTTCTGCGCGGGTGCGCCAGCGTGCGGAAAAGAAATTTGAGGCGATAGCGCGGTAATTCCCATGACGGCCCCGGCGTGATCTGACGGGAGAGCAAGGCCTTCATTAACTGAAGGCCGGAAAGTGGCGCCTTTTCTACAGAAGGGTAGCCGTAAGTAGTCATGGTAATACCTGTTGTCGTGAGCCAGAGTTTTGTAGTGGCTATTTCATCAGGTCATGAATAAACAGGTGTACAACGGCGGGAATGATGGAGAAATTGAACGTGATTTGTTGAGATTATGTTTAGGCTTACGTCGTCATATGACATGTCTTAGCAATTGGTGTCTAAAAAATGTACTTTTTTTCACGCTGAGGGCTTGAAGCCGGAGGCATTCTCCCCCATAAATAAAAATGCCAGTCAGTAAGTGACCGGCATTTGCAGTTGAAGCGTTATCTGATGCGTGATGCTGAACCGGTCAGGCGACCGCTTCACTTTCCACTGGAATGATGAGACTGGCATGATTCCCCTTTGGGCCTTCATGAACGTCGAAATTGACCTGCTGGCCGGCTTTCAGAGTCCGGTAACCCTCCATCTGGATTGTGGAGTAGTGAGCGAAGATGTCTTCACCGCCATTTTGCGGGCAAATGAAGCCAAAGCCTTTAGCATTATTGAACCATTTAACAGTACCCGTCTGCATGCTTCTTCATCCCTCTCATGACTAGTCTGGTAGTAAATAGATAAAGCCAGTTGGGTGAGCACGAAGGCCGGAACACAGCGGATAAGCGTTGGTTCAGGCCGGTTTAAACTCCGTTCAGCTCACGAATTTACACTCTAGTGGAATAGAGTTAGACGTCAAGGAAACGGCATTTGTCGCGGGGGAGCAGATAACCAAAGTTTGAAGCAGGTAACGCTATTGGCATATTTTGTTAAGTTTTCACAAGCGTTGTCTGACGCATGTAGACATTTTGTGCAGCGGCAAGGTGAGGCCAGAGATGGTAAAATACGGTAATAACAACGCGAGGCTCTACAGAAAGCCTTCTCGTTTGTGTATTTGGCTTCCTATACGATCTTCACAGGTGATGAACAGGCAATGGGCAATAATCAAGACGGGTTAAATTTTGAACATTTGGCGGCGGATAAGCAAAAGGATGAGGTAAAACCGCCGTCTATGTATAAAGTTATATTAAACAACGACGATTACACTCCGATGGAATTTGTGATTGACGTTCTGCAAAAGTTCTTTTCTTATGATATTGAACGTGCAACGCAACTGATGCTCCAGGTGCACTACAGAGGCAAAGCGATATGCGGCGTTTATACCGCCGAAGTCGCGGAAACCAAGGTCGCACACGTAAACCAGTACGCCAGGGAGAATGAGCATCCGTTGCTGTGTACGCTGGAAAAAGCCTGATTAAGGCAATCTATTTGGGAGGTGCCTATGCTCAATCAAGAACTTGAACTCAGTCTCAACATGGCTTTCGCAAGAGCCCGTGAGCACCGGCATGAGTTTATGACCGTGGAGCACCTGTTGCTGGCGTTGCTCAGCAACCCTGCTGCCCGTGAAGCGCTTGAAGCTTGTACAGTGGATTTAGTGGCCCTGCGCCAGGAACTGGAAGCCTTCATCGAGCAAACCACACCCACCTTACCTGCCAGTGAAGAAGAACGTGACACCCAGCCTACGCTGAGTTTCCAGCGCGTTCTGCAACGTGCGGTATTCCACGTGCAATCTTCCGGCCGCAGCGAAGTGTCCGGCGCCAATGTTCTGGTCGCAATTTTCAGCGAGCAGGAATCTCAGGCTGCCTACTTACTGCGTAAACATGATGTCAGCCGCCTTGATGTGGTGAACTTTATCTCGCACGGCACCCGTAAAGATGAATCGGGCAGCCAGGCGCAAAACAATGCGGAAAGCCCAGTTAACGAAGAACAGTCGGCGGGGGAAGATCGTATGGAGAACTTCACCACTAATCTTAACCAGTTAGCGCGTGTAGGTGGCATCGATCCGCTGATTGGCCGTGACAAAGAACTGGAGCGTGCCATTCAGGTGCTCTGCCGTCGCCGTAAGAATAACCCGCTGCTGGTGGGCGAATCCGGCGTCGGTAAAACCGCGATTGCTGAAGGTCTGGCATGGCGAATCGAGCAGGGTGACGTGCCGGAAGTGATGGCCGATTGCACCCTGTATTCTCTGGATATCGGTTCGTTACTGG encodes the following:
- the cspD gene encoding cold shock-like protein CspD, whose protein sequence is MQTGTVKWFNNAKGFGFICPQNGGEDIFAHYSTIQMEGYRTLKAGQQVNFDVHEGPKGNHASLIIPVESEAVA
- the poxB gene encoding ubiquinone-dependent pyruvate dehydrogenase; the encoded protein is MKQQSVAAYLAKTLEAAGVKRIWGVTGDSLNGLSDSLNRMGTIEWLGTRHEEVAAFAAGAEAQITGELAVCAGSCGPGNLHLINGLFDCHRNHVPVVAIAAHIPSSEIGSGYFQETHPTELFRECSHYCELISNPEQLPQVLAIAMRKAILNRGVSVIVLPGDVALKPAPEDAKVSWYPPVLPKVTPQPTELAKLAELLNGATNITMMCGSGCAGAHDEVIKLAETLKAPVVHALRGKEHIEWDNPYSVGMTGLIGFSSGYHAMLNADTLILLGTQFPYRAFYPTDAKIIQIDINPGSIGAHCHVDMALVGDIKSTLTALLPQLQVKNERKFLDKALKHYEEARKDLDGLATPNDKQPIHPQYLAQQISRFAAADAIFTCDVGTPTVWACRYLQMNGQRRLLGSFNHGSMANAMPQAIGAQAIDRTRQVVALCGDGGFAMLMGDFLTLAQQKLPVKIIIFNNSVLGFVAMEMKSGGYLTDGTELKNPDFAAIAEAAGIKGIRVEKASDIDTALQDAFAYEGPVLIDVITATEELAMPPQIKFEQAKGFSLYMLRAVISGRGDEVVELAKTNWLR
- a CDS encoding VirK/YbjX family protein, with product MTTYGYPSVEKAPLSGLQLMKALLSRQITPGPSWELPRYRLKFLFRTLAHPRRTIGMLDYLAQHPQRDEILTAMPSLPCKLHRAYQSANITPEQAMKRITDHYDMIGHCLPDAINHGYLNKKPMPIATLTGKEGQHFSVTFNAVSRLDKEGEATLTFNNPQGEPIAIVTFSFIVYLGRPTLFIGALQGPRAHVDHQEIQTATKACHGLFPKRLVIEALTTLADVTGMQQIVAVGNHTHIYENPRYKKRKGMVFADYDSFWETLDAKPGDDGYFHLPSQIAHRPLEEIASKRRSEYRRRYQLLDDLETQIRHTFSSGHGHPAMTENSHAA
- a CDS encoding lysine exporter LysO family protein is translated as MYSGLLIILLPLIAGYLIPLKNRALLHLVNQLLSWMVYVILFIMGISLAFLDNLSANLLLIFKYAAVCFLCIFVMNYAALWLLERRKPWKTQYKQEKLPSRIHMALESLKLCGVVVGGFALGLTQWHWLTFASQASEIALLFLLALVGLQLRNSSMTLRQIILNRRGMMVAIVVALSALIGGALAALLLGLPLKTGLAIASGYGWYSLSGIVLTDSFGPVIGSAAFFNDLARELCAIMLIPTLVRSSRSTALGLCGATSMDFTLPVLQRSGGLDMVPPAVVHGFILSLIAPVLMAFFSA
- the hcr gene encoding NADH oxidoreductase, with translation MNFPLFPDQPTALCQNRMQVYSVTQETPDVRTLSLINHDVYPYRPGQFALVNIARSGDVQRAYTLSSTPGQSRFIQLTVRRIEGGKGSEWLTQQVKPGDYLWLSDAQGEFTCDTEQPLLLLAAGCGVTPVMSVTRDILAHHPAQSVQVFYSVRSPQDIIFAEEWQQLAAKYPQLNLTLLAEQDAKPGQIAGRLSQDLLQSQVPDLRERRVMICGPAPYMQLAGEWVKELGAATENIVKEQFQAAQAEVSADQQLTLTRLTPLQNYRVPVGSTLLAAMEQHKLPVTAACRAGVCGSCKTRILSGDYQTTSSMTLTDEEVAQGYVLACSCQLQGDVTLA
- a CDS encoding ATP-dependent endonuclease — encoded protein: MYLERVDIVGFRGINRLSLTLTQPAQRGASITGSVHQGQAESFLTNTVLIGENAWGKSSLLDALTLLLSPEPKLYCFKEEDFYFPAGEEESKSQYLHVVFTFCENQAGHHMSPRFNPLSPLWVKCADKLNRIYYRLEGELDDDGSVMTLRSFLSSNGQPLNLTTIDPLAQALIRLNPVLRLRDARFIRRLRSETLAPRLAVNNEELAKQLDELTRELVHSPQTLKNSELRSGLSAMRQLLEHYFAEQGTSSSAPWQQKRHGRAESRRAWRSLDNINRMIAEPNSRSMRVMLLGMFSTLLQAKGSVVLHPDARPLLLIEDPETRLHPIMLSVAWGLLDQLPLQRITTTNSGDLLSLVPVEQICRLVRESGRVAAYAIGPEGLSMEDSRRIAFHIRFNRPSSLFARCWLLVEGETEVWLLNQLARQCGYHFESEGIKVIEFAQCGLKPLLRFARQMGIEWHALVDGDEAGRKYAATVIANVENHNDTLRYRLTALPSQDIEHFLYRDGFEDVYRKNAAIPDNVPMSPRRIIDKAIHRSSKPDLAIDVALAASLRGTSSIPPLLRQMFSRVAWLARGRAD
- the clpS gene encoding ATP-dependent Clp protease adapter ClpS — its product is MGNNQDGLNFEHLAADKQKDEVKPPSMYKVILNNDDYTPMEFVIDVLQKFFSYDIERATQLMLQVHYRGKAICGVYTAEVAETKVAHVNQYARENEHPLLCTLEKA
- the hcp gene encoding hydroxylamine reductase — translated: MFCVQCEQTVRTPAGNGCAYAQGMCGKTAETSDLQDLLVAVLEGLSAWALTARGYGIIDEEIDSFAPRAFFSTLTNVNFDSDRIVGYAREAVLYRESLAVRCRLMDPQITVSHPLAALELVSDKLSELQQQAQQFALNGDKAQIGDDIHGLRMLCLYGLKGAAAYMEHAHVLGQSDTAIYAEYHRLMAWLGTQPSDMGELLANAMAIGKMNFGVMAILDKGETDAYGHPQPTAVNVRPLAGKAILISGHDLKDLQMLLEQTAGTGINIYTHGEMLPAHGYPELKKFPHLAGNYGSGWQNQQVEFAKFPGPVVMTSNCIIDPNVGNYGDRIWTRSIVGWPGVQHLEGEDFAPVIAQALQLPGFRYSEIEQEITVGFGRQTLLSAADTVIDLVAAKKLRHIFLIGGCDGSRGERSYFTDLARSVPQDCLIMTLACGKYRFNKLDFGTLEGLPRLLDVGQCNDAYSAIILAVNLAEKLGCGVNDLPLSMVLSWFEQKAIVILLTLLSLGVKNIATGPTAPAFLTDNLLAILNEKFGLRAITSVEQDLKTMLPE